The region CAGCACGGTGCGCAAGGCGGCGGGTATCGCGTTTGAAGGCTTTACCTTCCCCGAAAAATTTTTGGTGTTGACCACGCCGTTCGATTTTCAGGCCCATCGTGGCTACAGCTACCGCACTTATTTCGCTGACCCGGAAGAATGGTGCAATTGCTTCAAGGTGGCCGCCGATGGTCCCCCGGGCTTGTGGCGCACGGTTTTCCCCGCGGATCCGGATGCCAGCGAAAAAGACCTGTTCGATGAAGCTGCGGTTCAGGCAAGGTTGCAGAAGTTTTTCCCCAAAGAGGGGGATTATGAAGTGGTGCACCGCAATCTTTATCATGTGCACCAGCGGGTCGCCAAAACATTCAGACTGGGGCGCATCCTGCTTGCGGGTGACTCTGCCCATGTCAATAATCCCATCGGTGGCATGGGATTAAATGGCGGCATTCAGGATGCTGCCAACCTCGCGGAAAAACTGGCCGAGGTATTTTTAGGCCGGGCGCCGGACTCATTGCTGGATCTCTATGATCTGCAACGGCGCACTGTCACGACCGATTTTGTCCAGTCCCAATCCATTCAGAACAAGAAGCGTCTTGAGGCAAAGGAGCCTGAAGTACGGGCGCAGAATTTTGCCGAGCTCAAGGGGCAGGCGGCTGATCCGACAAAGGCCAAAGCCTTCCTGATGCGCTCGTCAATGCTCGATGCTCAACGCAGAGCCGCCGCCAAAGCTGCTGAATAAACAACGAGAGACACGATATGGCCGACACTTCCGAAAACAAGACCGAGGTTAAGGGGTGGGCCACTGGCATCGTCCGTGTCCTTGCAGGGTTCATGGTGCTGTTGTCGGTAAGCTGGGTGCTTGATCTGCCCAGCTATCTGGGGCTCGCCTATTATCAGCAGCAGCTGCTCGCGCTGGTGCTTGGTCTCGCCGTGGCGATTATTTTCCTTGGCACATCATATCGTGGCGAGAGACGGACGGCGCCCCCGTTATATGACGTGGTTGCTGCAGTCGTCTTTGCCGGGGTGATGGCCTATGTCGCCGTCAATTACACCTATTTCCTTGTCGCTGCGTCGACCCGCCCGCCGCATGTGATCCTGCTGAGCTGGATTGTCGTTCTGGGCGTGGTAGAGGCCCTGCGCCGCCGCACAGGCTGGATGCTGTTCTGCATTATCATGGTGTTTGGCATTTATGGCCTGGTCGCGCATCTGGTGCCGGCACCTTTGACGGGGCGTCATTTGTCGGTGGAAGCGCTGTCGACCTATCTCGCTTTCGATACCAGTTCCATTCTGGGTATGCCCCTGTCCGTCGCCAGTACCGTGGTGATCATTTTCATCCTCTTTGGCGAGGTGCTGTTTCGTACTGGCGGGGGCCAGTTCTTTACCGATCTGGCTATGGCACTGGTGGGGCGGAGACGTGGCGGTGCCGCCAAGATCGCGGTGCTTTCTTCTGCCTTTTTCGGCTCGATATCCGGCAGTGCTGTCTCCAATGTCGCAACCACTGGGCTCGTCACCATTCCACTCATGCGCCGGGCTGGCTACAAGTCTACGGACGCGGGTGCGATTGAGGCGGTTGCCTCAACCGGTGGTCAATTCATGCCGCCGATCATGGGCGCCGCGGCTTTTCTGATGGCCGAATTTCTTAATATCGATTACCAGACAATCGTTGTTGCAGCGCTGGTCCCGGCCCTTCTCTATTACATCGCCATCTTCGTGCAGGTTCATTTGATGGCGGAGCGCGACAATATTGAGGTCGTGGATACTGACCTGCCCCGAATGGGGGAGGTTTTCCGGCAGGGATGGCATTTCCTCGTGCCGTTCGCGTTGTTGCTGGTGCTTTTGTTCCAGTTTAACGTCAATGCCGAACGGTCAGCCCTCGCGGCCGCTCTTGCCATGCTCCTCCTCGGCCTGGTCAAACCGTATCAAGGCCGGCGCGCACGTGTCAGTGACGGGGTGAATTCCTTTATCACCGCGGGTCTTGGTTCAGTGGAACTGGTGGCGATTGTGGCAGCAGCTGGCATCGTTATCGGCGTGCTGAATGCCACAGGCGGTGGTTTCGCGGTAACCCTGGCCCTGGTGCAACTCGGGGGCGGCAATCTGTTTGCGCTTTTGGCGATCGGCGGGCTGGTGTGTATCGTGCTGGGCATGGGCATGCCGACGGCGGGCGTCTATGTCTTGCTCGCAGCCCTGGTTGCGCCCGCGATCGTGCAGGCAGGTGTGGAACCGCTCGCGGCCCATATGTTCGTCCTCTATTTCGGCATGATGTCGATGATCACCCCGCCCATTGCGCTGGCTTGCTTTGCGGCAGCCACACTGACGGGGGCGAGCGCCATGGCAACCGGCTGGTCGGCTGTCCGGTTGGGCTGGGTCGCCTATATCGTGCCATTTCTGTTTGTCTTTTCTCCCACACTGCTGATGATTGGTGAGCCTGCCGCGATTGTCATTGCCAGTGTAACTGCGGTGCTGGGCGTTTGCCTGATCACCATCAGCGTCGTCGGCTTCTACCGTATCCGATTGTCCCCGCCCGTGAGGGGGGCCTTCGCCGTGTTGGGATTCGCCACACTCTTTCCTGCGGACGCCATACCGTTTGGCGCCTTCATCGATATCTGTGGTGTTCTGGGGGGTGGCCTGCTTCTGGCCGTCTGCCATCTCTGGCAGCGCAAGTCCGCTGCTGCAATCATCCATAATGCAAGTTAGGGAAACTGAAAATGAAAACAAAAAGAACGGGTATCTTCTCTGGTCTTGTGCTTGCTGCAGCGATGTTCGCCGCGCCGACCATGGCACAGACCACAAGCATTGGCAGTAATCCGCAAGGTTCGCTTTTCTATACAACCGGCACGGCCATTGCGGGTGTGATGAGTGAGAAGACGGGCGGCCAATATCGTGTCGCGCCCTTTGGTGGGTCCTCGACCTATTTGCCAATGGTCAATAGGGGGGAACTTGAATTTGGTCTGACAAACAGTGCCGAGGCAGCATTCGCCTATATGGGTGAGGGCATGTTCGAGGGCGTGCCGAATGAAGATCTGCGGCTGGTCGGCTCATTATTCCCCGCCATCAACGGCTTCATGGTGCGGGCGGACAGCGACATCAAAACGGCTGCTGATTTGAAGGGCAAGAAAATCGCCTCCGAATTTGTTGCCGGGCGAACATTCCATTATCTCTCCGGCGCTGCACTGGCAGCGTCCAACTTGACATGGGATGACGTCACCGGCGTGCCTGTGCCCGAATATGTGGCTGGCATTGACCTGCTCATAGATGGTCGTGTTGATGCGGCCTACTCGACCGTCGGGGTCGCGGCAGCCCAGCGCGCCATGGCTTCCATTCCTGGCGGCATCCGGTTTGTCTCGGTTGATCATTCCGGTGATGTAACAGACCGTATGAACGCCGTCATGCCAACAGCAGAGCCTGTGACAATGACGCCGGGTACTGCCGATAATGGCATTGTCGATGATCCGACCAATCTGATGCAAATGCAGTTCGTTTTGATGGCTGGTAAAGACATGTCGGAAGATGCTGTCTATGAAATGGTCAAGACCCTGCATGACAGCAAGCCTGACCTCGCAGCCAAGCTGGGTGCTTTCAACCGGTTCAATCCGGATGGCATGATGACGGCATCGCCGGTGCCCTATCATGAAGGCGCTTTGCGGTATTATCGCGAAATCGGTATCGCCCAGTAAATTTGTGTTTTTGAGTTTTCGGCCGGGCGCCCTTAGGTGCCCGGCACTTTGTCTTGGATTGTTTGGAGCCTGATATGTCGCGCGCAACCGACCTCACATCATTTTGCCACGAGGCCAATTTCATCGACGGGCAATGGCGGCCTGCCGAGAGCGGGGAAAGCATTGCAGTCGACAACCCAGCGACCGGCGAAGTGATCGGTACGGTGCCAAATTCCGGCCAGGCTGAAACCCGGGCGGCCATTGATGCAGCGGCGGAGACGTTCAAGTCTTTTTCAAAAACCACGGCCGCGGCGCGCGCTGAAATGTTGCGCAATCTGCATGCGCTGATTCTGGAGCACCGTGAGGAACTGGCGCAATTGCTTACCCTCGAACAGGGTAAGCCTCTGGCGGAAGCGCGCGGAGAAATTGGTATGAGCGCCGCCTATGTCTTGTGGTTCGCAGAAGAAGCGCGTCGGGTTTACGGCATGACTATCCCGTCGCCATGGTCTGCCCGCAAGCTGATGACGTCGAGACAACCCGTGGGTGTTGTTGGCGCTATCACACCATGGAATTTTCCCTCGTCCATGCTGGCCCGCAAAATTGCTCCGGCTCTTGCTGCCGGCTGTACCATTGTGGCCAAGCCTGCAAGCCAGACGCCTTATTCGGGCCTGGTCTGGGGTAAGCTGTGTGAAATGGCGGGGTTCCCTGCAGGCGCGGTCAATGTCGTCACCGGCGATCCACGTGCCATTGGCGGGGAACTGACCAGCAACCCACAAGTCCGCAAGATTACTTTCACCGGCTCGACCGGTATCGGCAAACTCTTGATGGAGCAGGCAGCGGGCACGGTCAAGAAAGTCTCGATGGAGCTGGGCGGGAATGCGCCCTTCATCGTCTTTGATGATGCCGATGTGGACCGCGCTGTGGCGGGCGCGATTGAGTCAAAGTTTCGCAATAGTGGGCAGACCTGTGTGTGTACCAACAGGTTCTACGCACAGGCCGGTATCTATGATGCGTTTATTGCCAAGCTTGCCGAGGCCACTGAAAAGCTCAAAGTTGGCCCGGGTACGGAGCCGGGGGTAGAGCAGGGTCCGCTTGTCGATGCAAAGTCGCTCGAGAAAGTGGATGAGCTTTTGGCTGATGCTCTCGCCAAAGGTGGACGCGTGATCACGGGCGGTGCGCGCCACGAACTGGGCGGGAATTTCTATGCCCCCACAATTGTGGTCGACGCGAAAAGCAGCATGCGTTTCGCCCGCGAGGAGATTTTCGGGCCTCTTGCACCAGTGTTTCGGTTTGAGACCGAGGAAGAGGCGATCAAGCTGGCCAATAATACAGAATTCGGCTTGGCCTGCTATTTCTATACGCGCGACCTGGGGCGTGCTTTCCGCGTCTCCGATGCGCTTGAATACGGTATTGTCGGGGTCAATGAAGGCTTGGTCACGACCGAAGTCGCGCCCTTTGGCGGCGTCAAGGAATCCGGTATTGGCCGTGAGGGATCCTCTCATGGCATCGAGGATTATCTTGAAATCAAATATCTATGCCTTGGTGGCCTGGAATAAGCCGACTGCGTTCTTTAGTCCGCTGACACGGGAAGGTCGCTCACGACGGGTGGCAGGCGGCTTTTTCGCGCCAGTGGCTGCCAAGGGCATGGCCGACGAGAATGAGGCAGAGGCCGAGGGCCAGTGGCGAATAGACTGCCTCTTCCTGCAGGATGGCGTTGACGCCGATTACGGTGATGCTGATGAAGCCGAACAGGAAACGCCCCTCGCCATGGGCGAAAAACAATGCCCGGCATTTAAGCGCCAAGGCGATGAGGAAGCCGAAGAACAGGAAGCTGCCAATTCCCATCTGGTAGAGCAGAACCCCCACCGCGCTTTCCACCGGCACCTCTGTGGCACCTGTTGCCTGCGCCACGTTCCAGTCGAGCTTGTTGGCGACGCTGCTCGACAGATTGCCGCCAAGTCCCAGCCCTTGCCCGAGCGGGTTCCTGGCGAAATCGCGCAGGCCCGCCAGAAACCCCAATACGTGATAATCGGCGCTGCGGAGACCAAGAACCAGCGCGGCTGAAATCCAGATCACGGCCCCTATAAAAAACAGGAGCAGCACACTGCGCGGCTTCAGCACCGTGAGACCGATACGGGTCATGATCGCCAGAAGCATCAGCACCATGGCCCCTTTCGAGCCGATCACCACCAATAGCGGGAAAGCGAGCAATGGCAGGTGCCAGCGGCTGCGGCACAGCTGCCACACCGAGGTAATCGCCAGCAGATAGGCAAAGGCAATTGAATGGAAATTGGGCCCGGCCAGCCGGAACACTTTTGGAAAAATGTCGCCAAACAAGGGCGTGTTAAAAAATGTGACCATCATCACATCATTGAGATTGCGCAGCACAAAACCGGTTTCCCGGAGCGTTTGCTCCCAATAACCGGTTTCGATCTGCCGCACCATTTGCCGTTCGACATAGTGATCGCCATTGAACAGGGCGAGAAAATCGAAGGTGAAGAACAATTCGCAATAGCCGTATGCAATGGCAATTGCCCCCACCCAGACAAGACCCTTGTCCAGATCGAGCCGGTACCATGAGGCCGCGACAAGAGCGATATAGAAGCAGGCCACCGGGGTGATGGTGTTGCGGAAATAGACAATCGCATCCTTTGGCTCGCCCCGCACCGCCCCGAGCAGCAGATAGAAAACGATCACGGCCAGCAGGATAAGACAGAAGGTGAGCCAGGGTCGGGTTGCGGCCAAAAGGCGTTGGGGGGACAGGAATGTTGCCAGCATGAACCCGCCAAAGGCGGTGACCAGAATGACGAAATTGGCACCTCGCACCAGATCAAAAGCATCGTCACTGGCAACCATCGGGGTGAAAGAGGCAATGACGGTATTCTGGAAAACGAAAGCGGCAATGACCACCAGCGGCAGGGCGGCCGGCATGACAATGGTCAATGCCAGCGTGGTGACAAAGGTGACGGCGAGGCCGAACACCGTCGAAATCAGGAAGCTGGCGACCGAGAGCACCAGCAGGGCCAGGGTCAACAGGATTTGCCATGGCGCCGCCCCGCCAAGACTGAATACAAAGCCGAGACGCTCGGCCACACTTGGCCGATGGGTGCGTACGATTGGCGGTGTCACGTCAACCATGCCTACACCTCCAGCAATGCATTGATCATGACCAGGTCAATGGAGCGGGCGTCGTGCCGGTCAGCGACAAAACCAAAACCCTGATCCAGTTCCCAATAGGTCCAGGCAATGCCATTCTCTTCTGCTGCGGCGCGCACGGTTGCAATCCAGCGGGCGCGGCTTTGTGGGTCAACGCAGAAATTAAGCACGCCAAATTCATTGAGCAGAACCGGGCAGTTTTCCTGCCGTGACCAGTTCCCGATTTTTTGAAAATCGTGGATGATGCGGGTGCGGGTCCAGTCTGCCTCGAATTCCTGTTCAAGAAAGGCCTGTGCCTCGGCATTGCCCTCGCGTGTCAATGCCTCCATCAGGGCCATGATCGCGGGATCGTTGCGCCGGGCGGGGAAGGGCAGATTACCCACGCGCTGCAAGGCCGGTCCGCTCCAGTCGGCACATTGATGGGTGAACCCGATCGGGGTGTAATAATGCACCGCCGCTGCCGCGTTGACGTCGGCAAGGGTTGGGCAGGTGATGGTTTCGTCAATGCCCTGATAACGGGCCGCGCCCCAGATCAGGCCATGGTCGGGGCAGATTTGCCGGACAGTGGCGGCAAGGCGCTCGCGCAGGTCCAGCCAGTCGGTCTGCTCCAGGGGCGGCTCGTTGAGCAATTCGGCAAAACATGTGCCGGGTGGCAAGTCGGCCAGCAGGGGGGCCAGCTGGGTCCATGCGGCGGCGGTCAGGTCACCGGCAAGCGCCATGTCAGTGCCAAACAGATCGATCAGCGGCTGTTCGGGATGCATGTCGAAGGTGAGCGCAAACCCGGCCGCATGCAGTTGACGGGCGCAGCGCGCGATATGGCTGAGAACGTTTGCCCCGCCGGCAAGAATATTCTCGGGGTCAAGGGGCAGGCGGATATGGGTAAAACCAAGATCGAAAAGGGTTTGCAGCAATGCCGTGTCGGGCGCGCGTTCGTCGTCAAGCCCGGCCCAGCCGGGCAGGTTGAACCCCTTGTTGAGCCGAGAAAAATTTGCGCCCGTTTTGCCGCTTGCCTGACTGCCCTGAACGCCGGCGTAAAGCCCGGTGGCCAGCATCCCCCCGAGCACTGAGCGGCGTGACAGCGGCGCAAACATAAGCGCTAGTCCAGCCTTGTGTAACGGATGGAATTACGCAATTGCGTCACCGCGTCGGCAGTCTCGCGTTGCGGGAATGCCACCGGCGTTTTGAGCGTTTCTGCTCCATGGGCAATGGTGACAAGGTCAACCTCTGACCCGGGCAGGGTTTGGGCCAGCGCCGACAGTGCCGCGTCCCGGTTCTCTGTAGCACTCAAAACGAGGACATGACGGTCGGCAATGCCTGAACGCATCAGGCTGTCAGTGTCTGTCACAGCCTTGCTGATAACCAGAATGGCATCAAACCCATGCCCCAGTTTTTCCAGCACCCGGTCTGCCAACTGGGTTTCCGATGCGCCGCGGGCGCGGGCGGTAATCACCGCAATGCCGGTTTCGGCATCGGTCAGGGATTGCGGATCTGGATTGCCCCGGCCCGACATGAACAGGTCAAGTTCGGGCGCATCATTGGGTACCAGCGGGTCAAGATCGAGCAGCAGGGGATTAAGGCCCTGCCGGTGCATTTCAAGCGCCATGGAATGGGCAAGCCGCGCCTTTTCAAACCGGTCATCAACCGAGGAAAAAACAAATACTGCAGGCGTTTTGCCGGCGGGGACATTGCCAAGCAGTCGATGGCTGAGGCTGCGGACTTTGAGCGCGAATGGCGCGCGGGGATGTTCGGTCACCTCGCGGCGGGTCCGGTCGAGATAGTGCTTGGAGATCTGGCCGCGGCCGGGCATCTGGAACCGGGTTTCAATCTGCCCATGATCTGTGATGCCGGCGGCACCCGGCGTTGCAAGCAGGGGCGGGGCATTGGTATTGGCGGGTGCTGCCAGACGGTTGCCTCCCGAGGCCACGCGCGCGGGCGCGTCCAGAAACAGGGCAATGCCGGACCCCAGTATCAGGCCGAATGCGCCTGCAACACTTAATAGCAGGGAGGGGCGCGGCCAGGTCGCCTTGACGGGCGGGGTTGCCGCCGAGATCACACGGGCATCAGCAAGCTGCAGCCCGCCGAGCTGGCTGGTTTCCTCGGAACGGGCCAGATACTGCTCCAGTACCTGCCGCGAGGCATCGGCATTGCGCTCAAGCTGGCGTAATTGCACTGATGTCTGGCTGGTATCGGCCGCTTGGGCGCGCAGGGCCACAAGGTCTTTCTCGATATTGGCAACATTGGCGGCGGCGAGATCCCGTTCAGCGCCGAGACCGGCGATGATCCGTTCAGCCTCATTGCGCATCAGGCCAGCAAGATGGGAAACCTCGGCCCGCAGGCTGACAAGGGTGGGGTGGCGCGCGCCCAGTTCGGCTTCCGCCCGGGCCAGTTCCCCCAGCCGCAGGTTGTAGGAATTGCGCAATTGCTCAGCGGAGCCGGAGGCAAGGGTTTCGGTCAAACGCGCCAGACCCTCGGGTGAGGTGCCCACGGCCCTGGCTTGCTGATAACGGTTATTGGCCTGCCGGGCTTCTTCCTGGGCGGCAATCAGTTGCGCACTCGTCTGCTCGATCTGGGTGTCGAGCAGGGTTCTGCCGGTGCCGACATCGAAAATATTGTTCTGCGTGCGGAAAGTCTCGACGGCCTGTTCCGCCTTGGTCACGTCATCGCGCAGGGCCGTGATCCGGTCGTTGAGCAGACCGGTAATCTCGGTGCTGGCGCCGGATTTCTCTGCCACCTGCCCGTTGATGTAACGGGTCACAATGGCATTGGCGATACGTGCCGCCTTTGCCGGGTCCTCGGAGGTGAAGGTGATGTTGAGCACATAGGTCAGCCCTTCGCGCTCAACGCCGACGCGGGAACGGAAGCCCTCGAATACGGCGCTTTCATTGACCGGCCCCTGGGATCCGCGCACAAGGCTGAACAGACTGGAGAGCATGCCAGATTTGTTGAATTCGGGGTCCGTGGCGATGTTTTCGGCGTCAAATACTGCGCGCAGCAAGGCGGATGAACTGATCACCGCGACCTGGCTGGCAATGGCCGCGCTGTCCGTACCGATGCCGCCGAGCACGTTGGCGGAAGGGGTGGCATTGGTTTCGCGCGGGTCCACCAGAATAACGGCCTGAGCGGTATAGACCGGCCGGGTGACAGCAAGATAGAGAACTGCCAGCACCAGCATGGCAACAAAGCTTGCGCCAATGACCAGCCTGCGGCGCCACAAAATGCTGAAAATGGCGGAAATATCCAGCAAAGGCTGGGCATTGCGGTCGGCAGACACTGGGGCTTGCATGAAATTGACAGCCTTCTTCGCAGATCAGGGCGATACAACCCTTGGTGGTTCTCCCATACAATAGGTTTGAAAAATTAAGGTTACCCTGCAAAATGGCGGTTTTTGGCGGTAACCATATGAGCGGCAAACACTTCCTCATTCGGGCGTGAGACCCCTAGAACCGGGGGGCGTAAGATTGAGGCCATCCAGTTGAAAATCATTCAGGTGCAGACACAGGCAGAAGCGGCGGGAGCCCAGCGGGTTTCCGACATGGTTGGTGCAGGCCTGCGCGCGCGCGGCCATCAGGTGCGCACCGTGTTCATGTATCGCAAAACCGATGCCTATGACGCTGATCCCCATGCGGATTTTGTGTCGCGGACGCCGCCGGGGGGACTTGCGGGGCAGGCCTGGGCAGCCTTGGGGCTGATCCGCTATTTGCGCGCCGAAAAGCCTGCTGTGGTGATTACCTATCAATACTGGGGCAATCTGTTCGGCACGATCGGTGGCAGGCTGGCCGGGGCAAAATGCCTGATCGCCAACCAGAGCGGCAAACCGATGACTTCTGGCCTACTGGGTATTGCCTCCCGGCTCGACCGATTGATTGGCACCTGGGGCTGGTATGACCACAATATTGTCAACTCCGCCTGGACCCGGGCGCAGTTTGAGGCCTATCCACCTGCCTATAAAAACCGGCTCCGCCTGATTGAACACGGCGTTGCAAGCCCGGATTTAAAGCATGACAAAACCGCTGCGCGCGCCCGGTTCGGCTTGCCGGGAGAGGTGCCGCTGGTGATCAGCACCGGACGGCAGACACGCGAGAAGAACCAAAGGGCTCTGGTGGCGGCGCTGGCCCATTTGCCCGGTGTGCATCTGGCGATTGCCGGGGTGGGACCGGATCATGACGAACTGGTCGAGATGGCAGAAAAAGCCGGTCTGGGCGGCCGCCTGCACATGGTGGGTGAGATTTCGGCAGCAGAAATCCCGGTTTTTCTCGCGGCCGGCGATGTCTTTGCCTTTGCCTCGCTGTTCGAAACATTCGGTCTGTCGGTGGCCGAGGCCGCAATCAATGGCGTGCCGGTTGTGGCCAATGATCTGCCCGTGTTGCACGAGGTCTTGGGTGATGGCGATCATGCCGCCGCACTGTTCGCCCCGGCCCATGAGCCGCAGGTCTTTGCCCGTGCGGTTGAGAACGTGCTGGCAGATCCGGCGCTGGCGGAAAGTCTCGCGGCCGCGGGCCGCAACCTTAGGCAAAAATATGCCCCCGAGGCGATGTGTGCCGCTTATGAGGCTTTGCTAGACACCCGATGATGCGCGTGAACGTTTCTTGCGGACCTGGGCGATCCCGTCCGTCACTTCCAGCCGTCCGGCGCGGTTGAGTGTATGGATCATCGGATAGGGCCAGAAACCTTCGGCAAGAATGGGCCGGGGTGGAGCAAGATCAACCTTTGTGCGGTCAAGATGGCGTAATTCAGACAGACCCAGCCCGCCGCCATAACCGTTCGTGCCATCCTGCACCGGCAGCAGAATGCGGCCATCCCTGCGGATAAAAGCCCCGCCGGGCCGGGCGCCGCGCCGGTCGATCATTATCGGGTTGGCCGGATGTGCCATCCAGGGGCCTTCCAGATTATCGGCATAATAGACAACCAGCATGTCTGAGGTGCTGCCCGCGCCGTCCCGGTCGGTCGCAAACAGCCAGAAGGCACCCTCATGTTCGAGCAATGTGGCATCGGAAAGGGCCGGGCCGTCAATCAACACTGAATGGCGCGCCCATTTATCGGGAAAGCGGCTGGCCCGATAAAGCACCAGCTGATTGGCGGTACTGCTTTCAGGCAACATCCAGATTGCCCCGTCCCGGGCAAAAACCTGCGGGTAGGAAAGGTGATGGGGTTCTTCAAGCACCGGACGCGGTGCCCCGGCAACGCCATTGGCATCCAGCGTGCTGACCGAGATCACCGCCTTGCCGGTGGCGTGGGGCAGGTCTTCGAGGAAAATGTAATGTTTGCCGTCTTTTTCAAAGGCAAAAGGATCGGCATAAAAACGGCTGCCGTCATCGGGCAGGGTGATCCAGTTTTCCCCCGACAGGTCGCCGGTTTCCGCCACACCGTCGCCATCGAGAAACCGATAGCCGGTGCGCCAGTGCGCTTGCCTATGGGTCAGCCGGCGCAGAAATTCGCGCCCCATTTTCGGCAGGCTGGCGGTGATGAAGGCATGGGGGAGGGCGGGGTCTTTTGCCGGTTGTATCGGGGCGGCATCGAGCGGCATCAGCGGGCCATCGATTACCCTTTGCGTTGTCGTTGCAACCAGCGAGACCGCACGGGCGAGAATATCCTCAACCCCATGGGCCAAAGAGGCACGATTGTCGATCAT is a window of Mariluticola halotolerans DNA encoding:
- a CDS encoding glycosyltransferase family 4 protein is translated as MKIIQVQTQAEAAGAQRVSDMVGAGLRARGHQVRTVFMYRKTDAYDADPHADFVSRTPPGGLAGQAWAALGLIRYLRAEKPAVVITYQYWGNLFGTIGGRLAGAKCLIANQSGKPMTSGLLGIASRLDRLIGTWGWYDHNIVNSAWTRAQFEAYPPAYKNRLRLIEHGVASPDLKHDKTAARARFGLPGEVPLVISTGRQTREKNQRALVAALAHLPGVHLAIAGVGPDHDELVEMAEKAGLGGRLHMVGEISAAEIPVFLAAGDVFAFASLFETFGLSVAEAAINGVPVVANDLPVLHEVLGDGDHAAALFAPAHEPQVFARAVENVLADPALAESLAAAGRNLRQKYAPEAMCAAYEALLDTR
- a CDS encoding glucosamine inositolphosphorylceramide transferase family protein, coding for MTRINIIVPRRNVRRWQIMTGERLAAAGHDVHLIAGPGCHVPFLMDFMLKFGTAVTGLSGPRLHDRIDHVAFSKPGPADISIDLTAGAAGLSPPALRLVFNTNTSFTGLVEAAARDQLPDLQILLAGKPVAEARPMIDNRASLAHGVEDILARAVSLVATTTQRVIDGPLMPLDAAPIQPAKDPALPHAFITASLPKMGREFLRRLTHRQAHWRTGYRFLDGDGVAETGDLSGENWITLPDDGSRFYADPFAFEKDGKHYIFLEDLPHATGKAVISVSTLDANGVAGAPRPVLEEPHHLSYPQVFARDGAIWMLPESSTANQLVLYRASRFPDKWARHSVLIDGPALSDATLLEHEGAFWLFATDRDGAGSTSDMLVVYYADNLEGPWMAHPANPIMIDRRGARPGGAFIRRDGRILLPVQDGTNGYGGGLGLSELRHLDRTKVDLAPPRPILAEGFWPYPMIHTLNRAGRLEVTDGIAQVRKKRSRASSGV